In Laspinema palackyanum D2c, a single window of DNA contains:
- the isiD gene encoding protein IsiD yields MGATTISTRDITSMTEADIEKLAIRLELDDYTDPFEGLNDWHLLRAIAFRRPELVEPYIYLLDLQPYDEG; encoded by the coding sequence ATGGGAGCGACGACCATTTCCACTCGGGATATTACTTCGATGACGGAGGCTGATATCGAGAAACTCGCTATCCGTCTTGAACTGGATGATTATACCGATCCGTTTGAGGGCTTGAATGATTGGCATTTGCTACGCGCGATCGCCTTTCGTCGTCCAGAACTCGTTGAACCTTACATCTATTTGTTGGACTTGCAACCTTACGATGAAGGGTAA
- a CDS encoding alpha/beta hydrolase: MEGTNPLSLEAIAIPPTSGKPPRGIMVMLHGWGANSQDLAPLASLLNFPDFLFLFANAPFPHPQVREGRMWYDLYSPNYQKLPESQEILTSWLRSLEGSTGVPLERTVLSGFSQGGAMTLDVGLRLPLAGLVSLSGYLHCEPQAMGDRLPPTLIMHGTEDPVVPLSAAHQAREVFQALGVPVQYQEWRMGHSILPEQMEVMQRFIEEIFPASAETNINKP, encoded by the coding sequence ATGGAAGGAACCAACCCCTTGTCTTTAGAAGCGATCGCCATTCCCCCAACGAGCGGCAAACCCCCGAGAGGTATTATGGTCATGCTCCACGGATGGGGTGCTAATAGCCAGGATTTAGCTCCCTTAGCCTCCCTGCTCAATTTCCCCGACTTCCTGTTTCTATTTGCCAATGCGCCGTTTCCCCATCCCCAGGTTCGGGAGGGCCGAATGTGGTATGACCTGTACAGTCCAAATTATCAGAAGTTACCGGAAAGTCAGGAAATATTGACAAGTTGGTTGCGATCGCTCGAAGGGAGTACCGGCGTTCCCCTGGAACGAACGGTGTTAAGCGGGTTTTCTCAAGGGGGTGCGATGACGTTAGATGTGGGACTGCGGTTACCCTTAGCCGGTTTAGTCTCTCTGAGTGGTTACTTACATTGCGAACCCCAAGCAATGGGCGATCGCCTCCCCCCCACCTTAATCATGCATGGCACCGAAGACCCCGTGGTGCCCCTGAGCGCTGCTCATCAGGCGCGGGAAGTGTTCCAAGCGTTGGGAGTCCCGGTGCAATATCAGGAATGGAGAATGGGTCACTCCATTTTGCCGGAACAAATGGAGGTGATGCAACGCTTTATTGAGGAAATTTTTCCGGCATCAGCAGAAACTAATATTAATAAGCCTTAA